DNA from Acidobacteriota bacterium:
GACCCCCAGCGGTTCCCCGGCGGGATGAAGGCCCTGGCCGACTACGTCCACGGCAAGGGCCTCCTCTTCGGCATCTACTCCGACATCGGGCCCAAGACCTGCGCCGGACGGCCGGGCGCGGCCGGCCACTTCGACCTCGACGCGGCGACCTACGCCGAGTGGGGCATCGACTACATCAAGGTCGACTGGTGCAACTGCGACGACCTCAACGCGCCGGCCGAATACGCCAGGTACCGCGAGGCCCTGGACCGGAGCGGCCGGCCGATCGTTCTGAGCATCTGCGAATGGGGCCGGAACGATCCCTGGAACTGGGCCAAGGGCGTCGGCCAGCTCTGGCGGACGACCGCCGACATCGGCGACGACTGGGACAGCGTCGTCTGGATCATCGGGGCCAATTCCCGGCACGCCGACGCGGCCGGGCCCGGCGGCTGGAACGACCCCGACATGCTCGAGGTCGGCAACGGCGGCATGACCTTCGACGAGTACAAGACCCACTTCTCGCTCTGGGCGATCATGGCCGCGCCGCTGATGGCCGGCAACGACCTCCGGGCGATGAGCGCCGAAACCAGGTCCGTCCTCCTCAACAAGGAGGTCATCGCCGTCGATCAGGACCCGCTCGGCGTCCAGGGACGGGTCGTCATAGAACGGGGCTACGGCGGCCAGGTCTGGATGAAGCCCCTGGCCGACGGCTCCAAGGCCGTCGCCTTCGTCAACTACACCGGCCGCGAGTTGGCCCAGTACGTCCGCTGGTCACAGATCGGCATCCCGGCCGGACCGGCCCGGGTCCGCGACCTCTGGGCCCACAAGGACAGGGGCGTCCACGCGGACACCGGGAAACACTACGACGAGCGGTTCGAGGTCAAGGTCCCGTCCCACG
Protein-coding regions in this window:
- a CDS encoding glycoside hydrolase family 27 protein → MPASISSKKTPVFAIALVLALAALAACGPGGTDKDPAAAAPAATDAKAAKAPALAPVPPMGFNTWNKFGCNVDEKLIQETADAMVETGMLDAGYNCLVIDDCWQVDRAADGRIIADPQRFPGGMKALADYVHGKGLLFGIYSDIGPKTCAGRPGAAGHFDLDAATYAEWGIDYIKVDWCNCDDLNAPAEYARYREALDRSGRPIVLSICEWGRNDPWNWAKGVGQLWRTTADIGDDWDSVVWIIGANSRHADAAGPGGWNDPDMLEVGNGGMTFDEYKTHFSLWAIMAAPLMAGNDLRAMSAETRSVLLNKEVIAVDQDPLGVQGRVVIERGYGGQVWMKPLADGSKAVAFVNYTGRELAQYVRWSQIGIPAGPARVRDLWAHKDRGVHADTGKHYDERFEVKVPSHGVVMVRIWPGA